One segment of Drosophila ananassae strain 14024-0371.13 chromosome 3R, ASM1763931v2, whole genome shotgun sequence DNA contains the following:
- the LOC6503774 gene encoding sodium/hydrogen exchanger 3 isoform X7, translated as MSNLTEQDYDSATPALEQQMNLARRACWRSGKDLPTTASPNPAKPPSDESKTKIEPETKARVTKATCNASPSGLFGKRAVLLLALCLLLGLSQGRPNMSVTPGKDSGLDAGAVTQLNLAQPPPTADVAKDGDEPTEHPSHRLPRAEPLKSNEQNPTDEEEGGHKMERYPLSSVDFGRVKTPFIIGIWILSASIAKIGFHMTPKLHLIFPESCLLIVVGVVIGVVLYFCTDVAVSPLTPNTFFFYMLPPIILDAGYFMPNRLFFDNLGTILLMAVVGTIFNIATIGGSLYACGLFGIYGEGETPGLMDVFLFASLISAVDPVAVLAVFEEIHVNEILYIVVFGESLLNDAVTVVMYHMMESYNEIGLDKIIAQDIASGVGSFFVVALGGTAIGIIWGFLTGLVTRFTDHVRVIEPIFIFVMAYLAYLNAEIFHMSGILAITFCGITMKNYVESNISQKSHTTVKYALKMLSSSAETIIFMFLGVATVNNMHVWNTWFVVLTIAFCSVFRVIGVILLSAIANRFRLHKLSRVDQFVMSYGGLRGAVAFALVLLVDENVVKQKNMFVTTTIAVIYFTVFLQGITIKPLVKILNVKRANKRKPTMNERIHERFMDHLMAGIEDIVGKTGNYNVRDKFKRFDNRFIRPLLIRDLKGAEPKIIETYSKLTMRDAMEVMRRNPSTIGQMTGTESMSALFRNYTNNYIGGRWAPPTIYTTCPSLTNLDNTCSRNLDMAELDYNPSKKDLTDAKIHHLLAEELKPYRRASIQMHRRLSYSRHAVDDRDLSTQVNYKMQMNFRRMFNDRKHHKRSKRGASNKEPKENVKQNHVSFHDFQQNGTTKQLTNGTNSSSNHSRKKSYRKRHTHNSLKKYRRLEIDYINNVLNETAEECQQNPNEINVVGPSDDWDDGLTFTAKSSLAEHPIPEEDRNLSRESDGERRVATPTATESQLPWKRQGDECTDAVQQNEFPAWASNKEYLAYNSPSATFLGGINKPKQPKSVIGLFRRESSSSKAGSTGIGSTGTVDGAASSADPMVVPSSQAIQPPAVGGGPGPSTSMQNPRLDKRSQSISSGSLGAGAHQLGPDGHSGPFPVTASHRRNVRRGSMLELSGLIATGRRPSRILQFSPGATNLLESATITSPSPPPPPPTTTTTTTSRTTKTTSTSTTKNHTNNSTETTSGSASYSTPTSPRSEDSATYYPNDTIPEESSYQHGHSKSLCEPADSDDWDGAPLSAASGANSERMMRSGREPLLPRPSNTPRAQIRRMNAGAVGGAVGSLGGRKNQVTKALLDYEDSETDSEEDDDDDEDEDFDLYDDENIVVTTFTTPAAPGARRPGSSPGSGSDATTTTTSIRLTRNNDESII; from the exons ATGAGCAACCTTACGGAACAGGACTACGACAGTGCCACGCCGGCACTGGAACAGCAAATGAATCTGGCCAGGCGAGCCTGCTGGAGAAGCGGCAAGGACCTCCCCACGACAGCCAGTCCTAATCCTGCAAAACCACCGAGTGatgaaagcaaaacaaaaatagaacCAGAAACTAAAGCCAGAGTTACGAAAGCAACCTGCAATGCCAGCCCGAGTGGGCTCTTCGGTAAACGGGCCGTCCTGCTCCTGGCGCTGTGCCTCCTCCTTGGCCTCTCCCAGGGGAGACCGAACATGAGTGTGACTCCTGGCAAGGACAGTGGTCTGGATGCGGGTGCGGTCACCCAGCTAAAT CTGGCCCAGCCACCGCCGACTGCCGACGTTGCCAAGGATGGTGATGAGCCCACGGAACACCCATCCCACAGACTGCCACGTGCCGAGCCGCTCAAGTCCAATGAACAGAATCCCACAGACGAGGAGGAGGGTGGCCACAAAATGGAAAGGTATCCGCTCTCCAGCGTGGATTTTGGCCGTGTTAAGACGCCGTTCATCATCGGAATCTGGATCCTGTCGGCCAGTATAGCCAAGATTG GATTCCATATGACGCCCAAATTGCATCTAATATTTCCGGAGTCGTGCCTGCTGATTGTCGTGGGTGTGGTCATTGGTGTAGTTTTATATTTCTGCACCGATGTCGCCGTATCCCCCCTAACACCGAACACATTCTTCTTCTATATGCTGCCGCCGATTATCCTGGACGCCGGTTACTTTATGCCCAATCGATTGTTCTTCGACAACCTGGGCACCATTCTGCTGATGGCGGTGGTCGGAACCATCTTCAATATTGCCACCATTG ggggttCCCTCTACGCCTGCGGCCTGTTTGGCATTTACGGGGAGGGCGAGACTCCGGGCCTGATGGACGTCTTTCTGTTCGCCTCCCTTATATCCGCCGTAGATCCGGTGGCTGTGCTGGCCGTGTTCGAGGAGATTCATGTCAACGAGATCCTGTacattgttgtttttggcgAGTCCTTGCTAAACGATGCCGTTACT GTTGTCATGTACCACATGATGGAGTCCTACAACGAGATTGGCCTAGACAAGATAATTGCCCAGGACATAGCCAGTGGAGTGGGTTCCTTCTTTGTGGTTGCCCTAGGAGGCACTGCCATAG GCATCATCTGGGGTTTCCTCACTGGTCTAGTCACTCGGTTTACGGATCATGTTCGTGTCATAGAAcctattttcatttttgtaaTGGCCTATCTGGCCTACCTCAATGCGGAAATCTTTCACATGAGCGGTATCTTGGC CATCACATTCTGTGGCATCACAATGAAAAACTATGTGGAATCGAATATATCCCAAAAGTCCCACACGACTGTTAAATATGCCTTGAAAATGCTGTCCAGTTCGGCGGAGACCATTATCTTTATGTTCCTAGGCGTGGCCACGGTGAACAATATGCACGTATGGAATACGTGGTTTGTGGTGCTGACCATCGCCTTCTGTTCAGTGTTTCGTGTGATAG GAGTAATTCTACTGTCGGCCATTGCCAATCGCTTCCGCTTGCACAAGTTGTCGCGAGTGGATCAGTTTGTGATGTCCTATGGTGGATTGCGTGGTGCTGTTGCCTTCGCCTTGGTCCTGTTGGTGGATGAGAATGTGGTCAAGCAGAAGAACATGTTTGTTACCACCACAATAGCTGTGATCTACTTTACTGTCTTCCTGCAAGGCATCACCATCAAGCCGCTGGTGAAGATCCTGAATGTGAAGCGAGCCAATAAACGCAAGCCCACCATGAACGAGCGTATTCACGAAAGA TTCATGGATCACTTGATGGCCGGCATTGAAGATATTGTGGGCAAGACAGGCAACTACAATGTGCGTGATAAATTCAAGCGTTTCGACAATCGCTTCATTCGCCCTCTGCTGATCAGAGATCTAAAG GGCGCTGAGCCGAAGATCATCGAGACGTACTCCAAACTGACAATGCGCGATGCCATGGAGGTGATGAGACGAAATCCATCGACCATTGGCCAGATGACGGGCACCGAGTCGATGAGCGCCCTGTTCCGGAATTATACCAATAACTATATTGGCGGCAGGTGGGCACCGCCAACCATATACACCACCTG TCCCAGCTTGACAAATCTTGACAATACTTGTTCCCGCAATCTGGATATGGCCGAGCTTGATTATAATCCATCCAAAAAGGATCTGACTGATGCCAAGATCCATCATCTCTTGGCCGAAGAACTAAAGCCTTATAGAAGG GCTTCAATACAAATG CACCGTCGTCTTAGTTATAGCCGACACGCAGTAGATGACAGAGATTTGTCCACCCAG GTCAATTATAAGATGCAAATGAACTTCCGGCGAATGTTCAATGATCGGAAACATCACAAGCGCAGCAAACGTGGTGCCAGCAATAAG GAGCCCAAGGAGAATGTCAAACAAAATCATGTCTCTTTCCATGATTTTCAACAGAACGGCACCACCAAGCAGCTCACCAATGGTACGAATTCGAGTTCAAACCATTCAAGAAAAAAATCTTACAGAAAAAGACATACTCAcaattcacttaaaaaatatcGTAGATTAGAAATAG ACTATATTAACAATGTGCTTAACGAAACAGCCGAGGAGTGCCAACAGAACCCCAACGAGATCAATGTTGTTGGCCCCAGCGACGATTGGGATGACGGCCTGACCTTCACCGCCAAATCATCAC tGGCTGAACATCCGATACCCGAGGAGGATCGCAACCTTTCGCGTGAATCTGATGGCGAAAGGCGAGTGGCCACACCCACTGCCACGGAATCCCAGCTGCCGTGGAAACGCCAGGGCGACGAGTGTACGGATGCAGTGCAGCAGAACGAGTTTCCCGCCTGGGCCTCGAACAAGGAGTACTTGGCCTACAACTCCCCCAGTGCAACATTCCTAG GTGGTATAAACAAGCCTAAACAGCCCAAGTCCGTCATAGGTCTCTTCCGGCGTGAGAGTTCCAGCTCCAAGGCCGGCAGCACCGGAATCGGCAGTACGGGTACCGTGGATGGCGCCGCCAGCAGCGCAGATCCCATGGTTGTGCCTTCCTCCCAAGCCATCCAACCGCCGGCGGTGGGTGGCGGACCGGGTCCGTCGACATCGATGCAAAATCCCCGGCTGGACAAGCGCTCCCAGTCGATATCATCCGGTTCGCTGGGCGCCGGAGCCCATCAACTCGGACCGGATGGCCATTCCGGTCCATTTCCGGTTACGGCTAGTCATCGGCGGAATGTGCGCAGAGGCTCCATGCTGGAGCTGAGCGG ACTCATTGCAACTGGACGCAGGCCCAGTAGAATTTTGCAATTTAGTCCAGGAGCAACTAATTTACTAGAGTCAGCCACGATCACAAGTCCTTCTcctccaccacctcctcctactactactactactactacttcAAGAACAACGAAAACAACAAGTACATCTACCACCAAGAACCACACCAACAATTCAACAGAAACCACATCAGGCAGTGCGAGTTACTCGACGCCAACCTCCCCGAGATCGGAGGATAGCGCCACATACTATCCAAA TGACACAATACCCGAGGAGTCGTCGTACCAGCATGGCCACTCCAAGTCCCTCTGCGAGCCGGCGGATTCGGATGACTGGGATGGAGCACCTCTGTCCGCCGCCAGCGGGGCTAACAGCGAGAGAATGATGCGGAGCGGGCGGGAACCGCTCCTGCCACGCCCCTCCAACACACCCCGCGCCCAAATCCGACGCATGAACGCCGGGGCCGTGGGCGGGGCAGTTGGTAGCCTGGGCGGCCGTAAGAATCAGGTGACCAAAGCCCTACTCGACTACGAGGACTCCGAAACGGACTCCGAAGAggacgacgatgatgatgaggaCGAGGATTTCGATCTGTACGATGACGAGAACATTGTGGTGACCACCTTTACCACGCCAGCAGCTCCGGGCGCCAGGAGACCCGGATCGAGTCCTGGTTCCGGATCGgatgccaccaccaccacgacGAGCATTCGGctgacccgcaacaacgacgAGAGCATCATTTGA
- the LOC6503774 gene encoding sodium/hydrogen exchanger 3 isoform X10: MSNLTEQDYDSATPALEQQMNLARRACWRSGKDLPTTASPNPAKPPSDESKTKIEPETKARVTKATCNASPSGLFGKRAVLLLALCLLLGLSQGRPNMSVTPGKDSGLDAGAVTQLNLAQPPPTADVAKDGDEPTEHPSHRLPRAEPLKSNEQNPTDEEEGGHKMERYPLSSVDFGRVKTPFIIGIWILSASIAKIGFHMTPKLHLIFPESCLLIVVGVVIGVVLYFCTDVAVSPLTPNTFFFYMLPPIILDAGYFMPNRLFFDNLGTILLMAVVGTIFNIATIGGSLYACGLFGIYGEGETPGLMDVFLFASLISAVDPVAVLAVFEEIHVNEILYIVVFGESLLNDAVTVVMYHMMESYNEIGLDKIIAQDIASGVGSFFVVALGGTAIGIIWGFLTGLVTRFTDHVRVIEPIFIFVMAYLAYLNAEIFHMSGILAITFCGITMKNYVESNISQKSHTTVKYALKMLSSSAETIIFMFLGVATVNNMHVWNTWFVVLTIAFCSVFRVIGVILLSAIANRFRLHKLSRVDQFVMSYGGLRGAVAFALVLLVDENVVKQKNMFVTTTIAVIYFTVFLQGITIKPLVKILNVKRANKRKPTMNERIHERFMDHLMAGIEDIVGKTGNYNVRDKFKRFDNRFIRPLLIRDLKGAEPKIIETYSKLTMRDAMEVMRRNPSTIGQMTGTESMSALFRNYTNNYIGGRWAPPTIYTTCPSLTNLDNTCSRNLDMAELDYNPSKKDLTDAKIHHLLAEELKPYRRASIQMHRRLSYSRHAVDDRDLSTQVNYKMQMNFRRMFNDRKHHKRSKRGASNKEPKENVKQNHVSFHDFQQNGTTKQLTNDYINNVLNETAEECQQNPNEINVVGPSDDWDDGLTFTAKSSLAEHPIPEEDRNLSRESDGERRVATPTATESQLPWKRQGDECTDAVQQNEFPAWASNKEYLAYNSPSATFLGGINKPKQPKSVIGLFRRESSSSKAGSTGIGSTGTVDGAASSADPMVVPSSQAIQPPAVGGGPGPSTSMQNPRLDKRSQSISSGSLGAGAHQLGPDGHSGPFPVTASHRRNVRRGSMLELSGLIATGRRPSRILQFSPGATNLLESATITSPSPPPPPPTTTTTTTSRTTKTTSTSTTKNHTNNSTETTSGSASYSTPTSPRSEDSATYYPNDTIPEESSYQHGHSKSLCEPADSDDWDGAPLSAASGANSERMMRSGREPLLPRPSNTPRAQIRRMNAGAVGGAVGSLGGRKNQVTKALLDYEDSETDSEEDDDDDEDEDFDLYDDENIVVTTFTTPAAPGARRPGSSPGSGSDATTTTTSIRLTRNNDESII, translated from the exons ATGAGCAACCTTACGGAACAGGACTACGACAGTGCCACGCCGGCACTGGAACAGCAAATGAATCTGGCCAGGCGAGCCTGCTGGAGAAGCGGCAAGGACCTCCCCACGACAGCCAGTCCTAATCCTGCAAAACCACCGAGTGatgaaagcaaaacaaaaatagaacCAGAAACTAAAGCCAGAGTTACGAAAGCAACCTGCAATGCCAGCCCGAGTGGGCTCTTCGGTAAACGGGCCGTCCTGCTCCTGGCGCTGTGCCTCCTCCTTGGCCTCTCCCAGGGGAGACCGAACATGAGTGTGACTCCTGGCAAGGACAGTGGTCTGGATGCGGGTGCGGTCACCCAGCTAAAT CTGGCCCAGCCACCGCCGACTGCCGACGTTGCCAAGGATGGTGATGAGCCCACGGAACACCCATCCCACAGACTGCCACGTGCCGAGCCGCTCAAGTCCAATGAACAGAATCCCACAGACGAGGAGGAGGGTGGCCACAAAATGGAAAGGTATCCGCTCTCCAGCGTGGATTTTGGCCGTGTTAAGACGCCGTTCATCATCGGAATCTGGATCCTGTCGGCCAGTATAGCCAAGATTG GATTCCATATGACGCCCAAATTGCATCTAATATTTCCGGAGTCGTGCCTGCTGATTGTCGTGGGTGTGGTCATTGGTGTAGTTTTATATTTCTGCACCGATGTCGCCGTATCCCCCCTAACACCGAACACATTCTTCTTCTATATGCTGCCGCCGATTATCCTGGACGCCGGTTACTTTATGCCCAATCGATTGTTCTTCGACAACCTGGGCACCATTCTGCTGATGGCGGTGGTCGGAACCATCTTCAATATTGCCACCATTG ggggttCCCTCTACGCCTGCGGCCTGTTTGGCATTTACGGGGAGGGCGAGACTCCGGGCCTGATGGACGTCTTTCTGTTCGCCTCCCTTATATCCGCCGTAGATCCGGTGGCTGTGCTGGCCGTGTTCGAGGAGATTCATGTCAACGAGATCCTGTacattgttgtttttggcgAGTCCTTGCTAAACGATGCCGTTACT GTTGTCATGTACCACATGATGGAGTCCTACAACGAGATTGGCCTAGACAAGATAATTGCCCAGGACATAGCCAGTGGAGTGGGTTCCTTCTTTGTGGTTGCCCTAGGAGGCACTGCCATAG GCATCATCTGGGGTTTCCTCACTGGTCTAGTCACTCGGTTTACGGATCATGTTCGTGTCATAGAAcctattttcatttttgtaaTGGCCTATCTGGCCTACCTCAATGCGGAAATCTTTCACATGAGCGGTATCTTGGC CATCACATTCTGTGGCATCACAATGAAAAACTATGTGGAATCGAATATATCCCAAAAGTCCCACACGACTGTTAAATATGCCTTGAAAATGCTGTCCAGTTCGGCGGAGACCATTATCTTTATGTTCCTAGGCGTGGCCACGGTGAACAATATGCACGTATGGAATACGTGGTTTGTGGTGCTGACCATCGCCTTCTGTTCAGTGTTTCGTGTGATAG GAGTAATTCTACTGTCGGCCATTGCCAATCGCTTCCGCTTGCACAAGTTGTCGCGAGTGGATCAGTTTGTGATGTCCTATGGTGGATTGCGTGGTGCTGTTGCCTTCGCCTTGGTCCTGTTGGTGGATGAGAATGTGGTCAAGCAGAAGAACATGTTTGTTACCACCACAATAGCTGTGATCTACTTTACTGTCTTCCTGCAAGGCATCACCATCAAGCCGCTGGTGAAGATCCTGAATGTGAAGCGAGCCAATAAACGCAAGCCCACCATGAACGAGCGTATTCACGAAAGA TTCATGGATCACTTGATGGCCGGCATTGAAGATATTGTGGGCAAGACAGGCAACTACAATGTGCGTGATAAATTCAAGCGTTTCGACAATCGCTTCATTCGCCCTCTGCTGATCAGAGATCTAAAG GGCGCTGAGCCGAAGATCATCGAGACGTACTCCAAACTGACAATGCGCGATGCCATGGAGGTGATGAGACGAAATCCATCGACCATTGGCCAGATGACGGGCACCGAGTCGATGAGCGCCCTGTTCCGGAATTATACCAATAACTATATTGGCGGCAGGTGGGCACCGCCAACCATATACACCACCTG TCCCAGCTTGACAAATCTTGACAATACTTGTTCCCGCAATCTGGATATGGCCGAGCTTGATTATAATCCATCCAAAAAGGATCTGACTGATGCCAAGATCCATCATCTCTTGGCCGAAGAACTAAAGCCTTATAGAAGG GCTTCAATACAAATG CACCGTCGTCTTAGTTATAGCCGACACGCAGTAGATGACAGAGATTTGTCCACCCAG GTCAATTATAAGATGCAAATGAACTTCCGGCGAATGTTCAATGATCGGAAACATCACAAGCGCAGCAAACGTGGTGCCAGCAATAAG GAGCCCAAGGAGAATGTCAAACAAAATCATGTCTCTTTCCATGATTTTCAACAGAACGGCACCACCAAGCAGCTCACCAATG ACTATATTAACAATGTGCTTAACGAAACAGCCGAGGAGTGCCAACAGAACCCCAACGAGATCAATGTTGTTGGCCCCAGCGACGATTGGGATGACGGCCTGACCTTCACCGCCAAATCATCAC tGGCTGAACATCCGATACCCGAGGAGGATCGCAACCTTTCGCGTGAATCTGATGGCGAAAGGCGAGTGGCCACACCCACTGCCACGGAATCCCAGCTGCCGTGGAAACGCCAGGGCGACGAGTGTACGGATGCAGTGCAGCAGAACGAGTTTCCCGCCTGGGCCTCGAACAAGGAGTACTTGGCCTACAACTCCCCCAGTGCAACATTCCTAG GTGGTATAAACAAGCCTAAACAGCCCAAGTCCGTCATAGGTCTCTTCCGGCGTGAGAGTTCCAGCTCCAAGGCCGGCAGCACCGGAATCGGCAGTACGGGTACCGTGGATGGCGCCGCCAGCAGCGCAGATCCCATGGTTGTGCCTTCCTCCCAAGCCATCCAACCGCCGGCGGTGGGTGGCGGACCGGGTCCGTCGACATCGATGCAAAATCCCCGGCTGGACAAGCGCTCCCAGTCGATATCATCCGGTTCGCTGGGCGCCGGAGCCCATCAACTCGGACCGGATGGCCATTCCGGTCCATTTCCGGTTACGGCTAGTCATCGGCGGAATGTGCGCAGAGGCTCCATGCTGGAGCTGAGCGG ACTCATTGCAACTGGACGCAGGCCCAGTAGAATTTTGCAATTTAGTCCAGGAGCAACTAATTTACTAGAGTCAGCCACGATCACAAGTCCTTCTcctccaccacctcctcctactactactactactactacttcAAGAACAACGAAAACAACAAGTACATCTACCACCAAGAACCACACCAACAATTCAACAGAAACCACATCAGGCAGTGCGAGTTACTCGACGCCAACCTCCCCGAGATCGGAGGATAGCGCCACATACTATCCAAA TGACACAATACCCGAGGAGTCGTCGTACCAGCATGGCCACTCCAAGTCCCTCTGCGAGCCGGCGGATTCGGATGACTGGGATGGAGCACCTCTGTCCGCCGCCAGCGGGGCTAACAGCGAGAGAATGATGCGGAGCGGGCGGGAACCGCTCCTGCCACGCCCCTCCAACACACCCCGCGCCCAAATCCGACGCATGAACGCCGGGGCCGTGGGCGGGGCAGTTGGTAGCCTGGGCGGCCGTAAGAATCAGGTGACCAAAGCCCTACTCGACTACGAGGACTCCGAAACGGACTCCGAAGAggacgacgatgatgatgaggaCGAGGATTTCGATCTGTACGATGACGAGAACATTGTGGTGACCACCTTTACCACGCCAGCAGCTCCGGGCGCCAGGAGACCCGGATCGAGTCCTGGTTCCGGATCGgatgccaccaccaccacgacGAGCATTCGGctgacccgcaacaacgacgAGAGCATCATTTGA